In Sphingomonas sp. M1-B02, the sequence ACGCTCCCTGCAAACCTCTCTGGCATTCGCCGCCGGATGGTCCGGCAGACGAAACCAGGGAGTATCCACCATGACTGCACGCCTCGACTCACTTCAGCGCTCGATCGCCATGTTCGGCGCAATCCTCTTCACCACCACGCTCGTTCTCCTCTCGACTCCCGTGATCCCCGTCGCATGAGCGGGGACAAGATCAGCATGATCCGCAGCCTGATGGCCGGCGCAATCTCTTTCGCGCTTACCGCGGTCATGATCGTCGGCACCGGCGCGCAGGGTTCGGCTTTCATCGGCTGAACCCGCCGCCACCCCGGCCCCAGGGAACTTCCCACCTTCTGAACCGGTTAGCCATGCTGAACCTCCCGTCAGGAGCCAGCCGATGAGCGATACCGACACGATCCCGATGATCCATGAAGACGCGCTGCCCGGACATGAAAGCGCGCTAGACCCCAAGCCCGATTGGGAGCCCCGCTATCCGGGCTCCGACCGCCTCAAGGACAAGGTGGCGGTGATCACCGGCGCCGACAGCGGCATCGGCCGCGCGGTCGCGGCGCTCTATGCGCGCGAAGGCGCCAACGTGGCGATTCTCTATCTCTGCGAACATGACGACGCCGCGATGACCGCCGACATCGTCCGCTCGGAAGGCCGCGAGGCGCTGACCATCGCCGGCGACATTGGCGACAAGGATTTCTGCACGTCCGCGATCGCGCAGGTGATCGAGAAATTCGGCAAGGTCGACATCCTCGTCAACAATGCCGGCGAGCAGCATCCCGACAAGGATATCGTCGATATCAGCGAGGAACAGCTCAAGCGCACCTTCCAGACAAACATCTTCGGCATGTTCTTCATGGTGCAGGC encodes:
- a CDS encoding SDR family oxidoreductase, whose product is MSDTDTIPMIHEDALPGHESALDPKPDWEPRYPGSDRLKDKVAVITGADSGIGRAVAALYAREGANVAILYLCEHDDAAMTADIVRSEGREALTIAGDIGDKDFCTSAIAQVIEKFGKVDILVNNAGEQHPDKDIVDISEEQLKRTFQTNIFGMFFMVQAAMPHLEEGAAIVNCTSVTMYQGSKELLDYSSTKGAITAFTRSLSENLIEKGIRVNAVAPGPIWTPLNPMGGASPEKLATFGEDTPIGRPGQPNEVAPSFLFLACEDASYMSGQVLHPNGGTIVNG